From Chelatococcus sp. YT9, a single genomic window includes:
- a CDS encoding 5-(carboxyamino)imidazole ribonucleotide synthase has product MSTSSSAGGAAKAGLLSPGATVGILGGGQLGRMMAIAAASYGLKTHIFAPDADSPAFEVAGKHTVASYEDEAALVAFAAAVDVVTYEFENIPAESVDLLRRHVPLFPDQTALATTQDRLLEKRFVAELGIPTAPFRDVASRQDLVEALADLGTPAILKTRRFGYDGKGQVKIEAGTDLDAALAAIGHAPAILEGFVPFVREVSVVGARDQAGAFAAYDVCENVHRHHILDITTVPSALSAERTAEAIAAAKAIADALSYVGVLAVEMFVLEGEGSPIVVNEIAPRVHNSGHWTIEGAVTSQFAQHIRAVCGWPLGSTRRNGRVEMRNLIGADVEAWADIVAQPGLHLHLYGKASARPGRKMGHVTRVLPE; this is encoded by the coding sequence ATGAGCACGAGTTCTTCTGCTGGCGGTGCAGCTAAGGCGGGCTTGCTTTCCCCTGGCGCGACTGTCGGGATTCTCGGCGGCGGACAACTCGGCCGTATGATGGCGATCGCCGCCGCCTCCTACGGGTTGAAAACCCACATCTTCGCGCCTGACGCGGACAGTCCGGCGTTCGAGGTTGCTGGCAAGCACACCGTGGCCAGCTATGAGGATGAGGCGGCGCTTGTTGCCTTCGCGGCCGCGGTCGATGTCGTCACCTATGAATTCGAGAATATCCCGGCTGAGAGCGTGGACCTTCTTCGTCGGCACGTGCCGCTCTTCCCGGATCAAACGGCCCTCGCAACCACCCAGGACCGTTTGCTCGAGAAACGGTTCGTCGCGGAGCTCGGTATTCCGACCGCGCCGTTTAGGGACGTTGCCAGCAGGCAAGACCTGGTTGAGGCCTTGGCCGACCTCGGCACGCCCGCGATCCTGAAGACGCGCCGTTTCGGCTATGACGGCAAGGGGCAGGTAAAGATCGAGGCGGGAACAGATCTAGATGCGGCTCTCGCGGCTATCGGCCATGCGCCGGCCATTCTGGAAGGGTTCGTCCCTTTCGTGCGTGAAGTGTCTGTGGTCGGTGCGCGCGACCAGGCGGGTGCCTTTGCGGCTTACGATGTCTGCGAGAACGTCCACCGTCATCACATCCTTGATATCACGACAGTGCCAAGTGCGCTGTCCGCGGAGCGGACCGCGGAGGCCATTGCGGCCGCAAAGGCTATCGCCGACGCCCTGTCTTATGTCGGGGTGCTCGCCGTCGAAATGTTCGTTCTCGAAGGTGAGGGCAGCCCGATCGTCGTCAATGAGATTGCGCCGCGGGTGCACAATTCCGGCCACTGGACAATCGAAGGGGCGGTCACCTCGCAATTTGCGCAGCATATCCGCGCGGTCTGCGGCTGGCCTTTGGGCTCTACCCGTCGCAACGGCCGGGTGGAGATGCGCAATCTGATAGGGGCCGATGTCGAGGCATGGGCTGACATCGTCGCGCAGCCCGGCTTGCACCTTCACCTCTACGGCAAGGCGAGCGCGCGCCCCGGACGCAAGATGGGCCACGTGACCCGCGTCCTGCCCGAATGA
- the purE gene encoding 5-(carboxyamino)imidazole ribonucleotide mutase yields MNGKAGKAPVAVIMGSQSDWATMRHATETLEALGVAFDARIVSAHRTPDRLYDFAKGAADAGYKIIIAGAGGAAHLPGMAAALTHLPVFGVPVESKALSGQDSLLSIVQMPAGIPVGTLAIGRAGAVNAALLAAAVLALNDAELTARLKTWRERQTAAVADVPEITS; encoded by the coding sequence ATGAATGGAAAAGCGGGCAAAGCACCGGTTGCCGTCATCATGGGAAGCCAGTCGGACTGGGCGACCATGCGTCATGCCACCGAGACCCTCGAAGCGCTGGGCGTCGCGTTTGATGCCAGGATCGTATCGGCCCATCGTACGCCGGACAGGCTGTATGACTTTGCGAAGGGCGCGGCCGATGCCGGCTACAAGATCATTATCGCTGGCGCGGGCGGGGCGGCACATCTGCCCGGCATGGCGGCCGCGCTGACGCATTTGCCTGTATTCGGCGTGCCTGTTGAGTCAAAGGCGCTCTCCGGGCAGGACAGCCTGCTGTCGATCGTGCAGATGCCGGCTGGGATTCCTGTCGGGACACTGGCGATCGGCCGGGCTGGCGCCGTGAATGCGGCGTTGCTCGCGGCTGCAGTTCTGGCCCTCAACGATGCCGAGCTGACGGCGCGCCTCAAGACATGGCGCGAGCGGCAAACAGCCGCCGTAGCGGATGTCCCCGAGATCACGTCATGA
- a CDS encoding DUF465 domain-containing protein → MAGLFEGNELDVLAAELSRLREEHRDLDMAIGALEHVGPADQLQIQRLKKRKLVLKDRISFIEDQLTPDIIA, encoded by the coding sequence GTGGCTGGACTGTTCGAAGGCAATGAGCTGGATGTCCTCGCGGCCGAATTGTCGCGGCTGCGGGAAGAGCATCGTGATCTCGACATGGCGATCGGCGCCTTGGAGCATGTGGGTCCCGCCGACCAGTTACAGATCCAGCGGCTGAAGAAGCGGAAACTCGTCTTGAAAGACCGCATTTCCTTCATCGAGGACCAGTTGACCCCGGACATCATCGCGTGA
- a CDS encoding RluA family pseudouridine synthase, with the protein MHAFPMHASSDLAQTASTQVQTVTVADNLAGDRLDRFLASAFADLSRSRLQQLVRAGQVRINGAVVEDPKHKVTAGAKVTLVIPPAAPAEPEPESIPLTVLYEDNHIIVIDKPAGLVVHPAPGHSSGTLVNALLAHCGESLSGIGGVRRPGIVHRLDKDTSGVMVVAKTDQAHAALSQQFADHGRTGPLERVYTAVVWGLLPTAKGTIDKPIERAMHNREKMTVTREGRGRIAITHYEVDGIFSGDTERGMEPIGSFVRCRLETGRTHQIRVHMAHIGHPLLGDQLYGRGFKTKESLLSPAARSALEALGRQALHARTLGFAHPATGEFMCFESAPPGDLSRLVSALPRARPEQ; encoded by the coding sequence ATGCATGCCTTCCCGATGCACGCTTCCTCCGACCTAGCTCAGACCGCGTCCACTCAGGTGCAGACCGTTACCGTAGCGGACAACCTCGCCGGCGACCGCCTGGATCGATTTCTCGCGTCGGCTTTCGCTGATCTCTCCCGGTCTCGCTTGCAGCAACTGGTTCGGGCTGGGCAGGTCCGCATCAATGGCGCAGTCGTGGAGGATCCGAAGCACAAGGTGACTGCTGGTGCGAAGGTCACCCTCGTGATACCGCCTGCTGCGCCGGCAGAGCCCGAACCGGAGTCGATCCCCCTCACGGTGCTCTACGAGGACAATCACATCATTGTCATCGACAAGCCGGCAGGCTTGGTCGTGCATCCCGCGCCCGGTCACTCGAGCGGAACGCTCGTCAATGCCTTGCTTGCCCATTGCGGTGAGAGCCTTTCGGGGATCGGCGGCGTGCGGCGTCCGGGCATCGTGCATCGACTGGACAAGGACACGTCCGGAGTCATGGTGGTGGCCAAGACTGATCAGGCGCATGCCGCGCTGTCCCAGCAGTTCGCCGACCATGGCCGCACGGGGCCGCTGGAACGGGTCTATACAGCTGTGGTCTGGGGCCTCCTGCCGACCGCGAAGGGGACCATCGACAAGCCGATTGAACGCGCGATGCATAATCGGGAGAAGATGACCGTGACCCGCGAGGGGCGCGGACGGATCGCCATCACCCACTATGAGGTTGATGGGATCTTCAGCGGCGATACGGAGCGGGGCATGGAACCCATAGGAAGCTTCGTCCGTTGTCGTCTTGAAACAGGGCGAACCCACCAGATCCGCGTTCACATGGCCCACATCGGCCATCCCCTGCTGGGCGACCAGCTGTATGGGCGGGGCTTCAAGACGAAGGAGAGCCTGCTCAGTCCTGCCGCCCGCTCCGCACTCGAGGCGCTTGGACGGCAGGCGTTGCATGCGCGCACCTTGGGCTTTGCCCATCCGGCAACGGGCGAGTTCATGTGCTTTGAAAGTGCGCCGCCGGGTGATCTGTCACGACTGGTATCGGCTTTGCCGAGAGCAAGGCCCGAACAGTAG
- the rpoH gene encoding RNA polymerase sigma factor RpoH, which produces MASTVLPALLNEGGLSRYLDEIRRFPMLKPEEEFMLAKRWREQDDREAAHKLVTSHLRLVAKIAMGYRGYGLPISEVVSEGNVGLMQAVKRFEPDKGFRLATYAMWWIKAAIQEYILRSWSLVKMGTTANQKKLFFNLRKAKSHISAYEEGDLRPDQVKTIATRLGVSEQDVIDMNRRLSGDTSLNAPLRQEGEGEWQDWLVDDSADQETILANEEEGRNRLSALRDALGVLNDRERRIFEARRLQDEPVTLEDLSGEFGVSRERVRQIEVRAFEKVQEAVKKGLAKLEMASPAALPAM; this is translated from the coding sequence ATGGCTTCGACGGTTCTTCCCGCGCTGCTGAACGAAGGTGGCCTGTCGCGCTATCTCGATGAGATCCGCCGGTTTCCGATGCTGAAACCGGAAGAGGAATTCATGCTCGCCAAACGTTGGCGCGAGCAGGATGATCGCGAAGCGGCCCATAAGCTTGTCACGTCCCATTTGCGGCTCGTAGCCAAGATCGCCATGGGCTATCGTGGCTACGGCCTGCCAATTTCGGAAGTCGTCTCGGAGGGTAACGTTGGCCTTATGCAGGCCGTTAAACGCTTCGAGCCCGATAAAGGCTTCCGCTTGGCCACCTATGCGATGTGGTGGATCAAGGCCGCGATTCAAGAGTACATCCTTCGCTCGTGGTCGTTGGTCAAAATGGGAACCACGGCCAATCAGAAGAAGCTGTTCTTCAATCTGCGCAAGGCCAAGAGCCACATTTCGGCTTACGAGGAAGGGGATCTTCGCCCCGACCAGGTCAAGACGATCGCCACGCGTCTCGGCGTCTCCGAGCAGGACGTCATCGACATGAATCGTCGTCTCAGCGGCGATACGTCGTTGAATGCCCCCTTGCGGCAGGAAGGCGAAGGCGAGTGGCAGGATTGGCTCGTGGACGACAGCGCCGACCAGGAGACGATCCTGGCCAACGAAGAGGAAGGGCGGAACCGCCTTTCAGCTTTGCGCGACGCGCTCGGCGTCCTCAACGACCGCGAACGGCGGATCTTCGAGGCCCGGCGCCTCCAGGACGAGCCCGTGACCCTTGAAGATCTGTCTGGTGAGTTCGGCGTCTCGCGTGAACGTGTCCGGCAGATTGAAGTCCGCGCCTTCGAGAAGGTGCAGGAAGCGGTGAAAAAAGGTTTGGCCAAGCTCGAGATGGCTAGCCCGGCCGCCCTGCCCGCGATGTGA
- a CDS encoding histidine kinase: MADYYTLLQRAISGLPENTPETRGAIYERARTVLVQQLRNVEPPLADADIDREYAALDLVIARIEAEARPREEPAWPQDNWPDQENLHAFEQVPQAFDEGHASASEASPSQDEHLEPYPAGTPQSDLRSADADGNGSPGRERPRLAPVRPKRDWRSHMRTFVVAGVLAAVVAAIAGVAVVLRDRPVEIPREEEQAAPQEQGDGKFTERLGGEAAPAAPPAAPPVQTASPQQPPAQQQAPQGGVAVAQRASLYEESPDNPQGAPLVRAGRTTWRIDSINPGQGEPLESVVHADVEVPEAGLSLALVLRRNRDTTLPASHTVELTFRNTSGDPARSVRDVGVMQLKADEGGRGTPLAGLPVPVTENIFLIGLSNLSADMERNASLLKSQAWIDLPLRFANGRRAVLAFEKGVSGDQAINEAFRLWQ; the protein is encoded by the coding sequence ATGGCCGATTATTACACCCTGCTGCAGCGGGCAATTTCTGGTCTGCCGGAGAATACGCCCGAGACTCGCGGAGCCATCTACGAGCGAGCGCGTACCGTGCTCGTTCAGCAGTTGCGCAATGTCGAGCCGCCGCTTGCCGACGCGGATATCGATCGCGAATACGCCGCGCTCGATCTTGTCATTGCGCGAATCGAAGCGGAGGCTCGGCCGCGCGAAGAGCCCGCTTGGCCGCAGGACAACTGGCCCGATCAAGAGAACCTGCACGCCTTCGAGCAAGTGCCCCAGGCGTTTGACGAAGGCCACGCCTCAGCGAGCGAAGCTTCGCCGTCGCAGGATGAGCATCTTGAGCCGTACCCGGCTGGAACCCCGCAATCTGATCTCAGGTCTGCGGATGCAGATGGAAACGGATCGCCAGGCCGTGAGCGGCCGCGGCTGGCCCCGGTTCGCCCAAAGCGGGACTGGCGCAGCCACATGCGCACTTTCGTCGTCGCGGGCGTGCTTGCCGCAGTTGTTGCGGCGATAGCGGGCGTTGCGGTCGTGCTGCGCGACAGGCCCGTCGAAATTCCCCGCGAGGAAGAGCAGGCCGCGCCCCAAGAGCAAGGTGACGGCAAATTCACGGAGCGTCTGGGTGGCGAGGCTGCGCCGGCCGCACCGCCCGCGGCGCCGCCGGTCCAAACCGCCAGCCCGCAGCAGCCTCCCGCGCAGCAACAGGCACCTCAAGGGGGTGTTGCCGTCGCGCAGCGCGCGAGCCTCTATGAGGAATCGCCTGATAACCCTCAGGGGGCACCGTTGGTGCGGGCGGGGCGCACGACATGGCGGATCGACAGCATCAATCCCGGGCAGGGCGAGCCTCTCGAGAGTGTCGTTCACGCAGATGTCGAGGTCCCGGAAGCGGGCCTCTCGCTTGCGCTTGTGCTCCGACGCAACCGCGATACGACGCTGCCAGCGTCCCATACGGTCGAGCTCACGTTCCGCAACACATCCGGCGACCCGGCGCGCTCGGTCCGCGATGTCGGCGTGATGCAGCTGAAGGCGGACGAGGGCGGCCGCGGCACGCCGCTCGCCGGCCTGCCCGTGCCGGTCACTGAAAACATTTTCCTGATCGGGTTATCGAACCTCAGCGCGGATATGGAGCGCAACGCCTCTCTGCTGAAAAGCCAGGCATGGATCGACCTACCGCTTCGCTTCGCCAACGGGCGCCGCGCCGTGCTCGCGTTCGAGAAGGGTGTATCGGGCGATCAAGCCATCAACGAGGCCTTCCGCCTCTGGCAATAG